A stretch of the Butyricicoccus intestinisimiae genome encodes the following:
- a CDS encoding D-alanyl-D-alanine carboxypeptidase family protein → MRKRILTAVCGVLCAAAVSASASAAQLGEVHAKSAILMTDTGQVLFEHNADAVHPPASVTKLMTMLLTIEAVDSGSASLDDWVTASAHAAEMGGSQIYLKEGERMTLDDMLKSIAVASANDAAVAVAEHLGGSEAHFVSMMNERAKQLGCKRTEFVNPNGLDTDGEQTKTTARDLALISQQLLRHPKILTYTSIWMDSVRNGSFGLANTNKMLKLYDGMVGLKTGYTSTAGYCISAAAQRDGMCLLAVVLGEPDKQSRNQDITAMLNYGFAEYTVVPIADGETLPEVAVELGTRGSVPVKLAEETPLLLKKTEAGSIRREIVCVQRTRAPVQAGDKLGEIIVTGSGGELARRALVAADSADKKQVPDIFRELLEYLLMKKSLLTAHFLTSM, encoded by the coding sequence ATGAGAAAGCGTATCCTGACCGCCGTGTGCGGCGTGCTGTGTGCGGCGGCGGTCTCGGCGTCCGCCTCGGCGGCGCAGTTGGGAGAGGTGCACGCGAAGAGCGCCATATTGATGACGGACACCGGACAGGTGCTGTTTGAACACAACGCCGATGCCGTGCATCCGCCCGCGTCCGTGACAAAGCTCATGACCATGCTGCTGACCATCGAGGCGGTGGACAGCGGCAGCGCATCACTGGACGATTGGGTGACCGCATCCGCCCATGCCGCGGAGATGGGCGGCTCACAGATTTATCTCAAGGAAGGCGAGCGCATGACGCTGGATGACATGCTCAAGTCGATTGCGGTTGCATCCGCGAATGACGCGGCGGTTGCCGTGGCGGAGCATCTGGGCGGCAGCGAAGCGCATTTTGTCTCGATGATGAACGAGCGCGCCAAACAGCTCGGCTGCAAGCGGACGGAATTTGTCAATCCGAACGGCTTGGACACGGACGGCGAGCAGACCAAAACCACGGCGCGGGATTTGGCATTGATTTCCCAGCAGCTGCTCCGGCATCCCAAGATTTTAACCTATACATCCATCTGGATGGATTCCGTGCGGAACGGCTCGTTCGGGCTTGCCAACACCAACAAAATGCTCAAGCTGTATGACGGCATGGTGGGACTCAAGACCGGATACACGAGCACGGCGGGCTATTGTATTTCCGCGGCGGCGCAGCGCGACGGCATGTGTCTGCTTGCGGTTGTGCTCGGAGAGCCGGATAAGCAGTCGCGCAATCAGGACATCACGGCGATGCTCAATTACGGCTTCGCAGAATACACGGTCGTGCCGATTGCGGACGGCGAGACGCTGCCGGAGGTGGCCGTCGAGCTGGGCACGCGCGGCAGCGTACCCGTCAAGCTCGCGGAGGAGACGCCGCTGTTGCTCAAAAAGACCGAGGCGGGAAGCATTCGGCGCGAGATTGTCTGTGTGCAGCGCACACGGGCGCCGGTGCAGGCGGGCGACAAGCTGGGAGAAATCATCGTGACCGGCAGCGGAGGAGAGCTGGCGCGGCGCGCGCTGGTTGCGGCGGACAGCGCGGACAAAAAACAGGTGCCGGATATCTTTCGCGAGTTGCTTGAATATTTGCTCATGAAAAAAAGTTTGCTTACTGCGCATTTTTTGACCAGTATGTAA
- a CDS encoding PadR family transcriptional regulator, translating to MGTLRYAILGLLNRKAMTGYDLSKEFQTSLAEFWHAKHSQIYPELKALAEDGLITFQTEITGTVLEKKVYSITEAGKTEFLQWEQSKSKIKRLPKDEFKLRLFFSDSLPKQAQIQLLTDQLQQHEQWLQRLHGDLSKFDTIPPADDAAFSDYLVLLGAISREKSMCDWLQTCIRLCETKTPFTTS from the coding sequence ATGGGAACACTACGCTACGCAATTCTCGGTCTGCTCAACCGCAAAGCCATGACCGGTTACGATTTATCCAAGGAATTTCAAACATCTCTTGCAGAATTCTGGCACGCCAAGCACAGCCAAATCTATCCAGAGCTGAAAGCCTTGGCGGAAGATGGTCTGATTACCTTCCAGACGGAAATCACCGGCACGGTGCTGGAAAAAAAGGTCTATTCCATTACCGAAGCCGGAAAAACAGAATTTTTGCAGTGGGAGCAAAGCAAGAGCAAAATCAAGCGCCTGCCCAAGGACGAATTCAAGCTGCGGCTGTTTTTCTCGGACAGCCTGCCCAAGCAGGCGCAAATTCAGCTGCTCACAGACCAGCTGCAGCAGCACGAGCAATGGCTGCAGCGGCTGCACGGCGATTTATCCAAATTTGATACGATTCCACCGGCAGACGACGCCGCGTTCAGCGATTATCTCGTCTTATTGGGCGCCATCAGCCGCGAGAAAAGCATGTGCGACTGGCTGCAGACCTGCATCCGATTGTGCGAGACAAAAACCCCGTTTACGACATCGTAA
- a CDS encoding DUF4363 family protein — MKRVWTAAVLLALVITGCLYNNYAVSRTAARISAPLTQAMCCASPARAQAHLTAAQAQYDRRERYLRAVMNRQRLDTVRAGFARSQAAARLGDAAQLQLSLAELREAVLALR; from the coding sequence ATGAAGCGCGTCTGGACGGCAGCCGTGCTGCTTGCGCTCGTGATAACCGGCTGTCTGTACAACAACTATGCCGTTTCCCGCACGGCGGCGCGCATTTCTGCGCCGCTGACACAGGCGATGTGCTGCGCCAGCCCCGCGCGGGCGCAGGCACATCTCACGGCTGCCCAAGCGCAGTACGACCGGAGGGAGCGGTATTTGCGCGCCGTCATGAACCGGCAGCGGCTCGACACGGTTCGCGCGGGCTTCGCTCGCTCACAGGCCGCCGCGCGGCTCGGTGACGCAGCGCAGCTGCAGCTGTCGCTTGCAGAGCTGCGCGAGGCGGTACTGGCGCTCAGATAG
- the ilvB gene encoding biosynthetic-type acetolactate synthase large subunit yields MKLNGSQILLETLLEQGTDTIFGYPGGAALNIYDELYKYSDRIRHVLAAHEQGASHAADGYARATGKVGVVLATSGPGATNLVTGIATAFMDSIPLIAITANVGTNFIGRDSFQEIYIAGVTMPITKHNFVVRNVEKLADTVRQAYEIAISGRPGPVLIDIPKDVTAAVCEFEHKPAVHKRPNPKIQHEQISKMAEMVNAAERPVILFGGGVISSDACELLLRFMKRGDIPACHSLMGIGALDKEEPLNLGLIGMHGWVSAGRAVDNADLVIALGTRFSDRVATKMGDFASAAKVVQVDIDESEVNKNIAVEHSVIGDVHDVLEAILPLIDHADHTPWKEQIASWKERMDYKPKDNDAVLRPHQLMKKIDELIGKDDIVATDVGQHQMWAAQFTGRSKPRTFLTSGGLGTMGFGYGAAIGAQVGEPDKRVVHVTGDGSFHMNLQEMCTAVSNNLPVITVVVNNSVLGMVYQWQTSFYGKRYSNTDPHRKTDFVKLAEAFGAKGLRCDTLAGFEACMKEALATTDGPVLIDAHIDKTERVLPFIPGGETVRNVIID; encoded by the coding sequence ATGAAACTCAATGGTTCACAGATTCTGCTTGAGACACTGCTGGAACAGGGTACCGACACCATTTTTGGTTATCCGGGCGGCGCAGCCCTGAACATTTATGATGAACTGTACAAGTATTCCGACCGCATCCGCCATGTTCTGGCGGCACACGAGCAGGGCGCATCGCATGCGGCAGACGGCTATGCCCGCGCCACCGGCAAGGTAGGCGTTGTTCTGGCAACGTCTGGTCCGGGTGCGACCAACCTCGTCACCGGCATCGCAACCGCATTTATGGATTCCATTCCGCTCATTGCCATTACCGCGAATGTCGGCACCAATTTTATCGGCCGAGACAGCTTTCAGGAAATTTACATCGCAGGCGTGACTATGCCGATTACCAAGCACAACTTCGTTGTCCGCAACGTTGAGAAGCTGGCAGACACCGTTCGTCAGGCATATGAAATCGCCATCAGCGGCCGTCCGGGTCCGGTTCTCATTGATATTCCGAAGGACGTCACTGCGGCAGTCTGTGAGTTTGAGCACAAGCCGGCGGTACATAAGCGCCCGAATCCGAAGATTCAGCACGAGCAGATTTCCAAGATGGCAGAGATGGTCAACGCGGCAGAGCGTCCGGTCATCCTGTTCGGCGGCGGCGTGATTTCGTCGGATGCCTGCGAGCTGCTGCTGCGCTTTATGAAGCGCGGAGACATTCCGGCGTGTCATTCGCTGATGGGCATTGGCGCACTGGATAAGGAGGAGCCGCTCAATCTGGGTCTCATCGGCATGCACGGCTGGGTATCCGCCGGCCGCGCCGTAGACAATGCGGATCTGGTTATTGCGCTGGGCACCCGTTTCTCCGACCGCGTGGCAACCAAGATGGGAGATTTCGCATCTGCCGCAAAGGTTGTTCAGGTTGATATTGACGAGTCCGAGGTAAACAAGAACATCGCGGTAGAGCACAGCGTCATCGGCGATGTACACGACGTGCTGGAGGCGATTCTGCCGCTCATCGACCATGCAGACCACACGCCGTGGAAGGAGCAGATTGCTTCTTGGAAGGAGCGCATGGACTATAAGCCGAAGGACAATGATGCCGTTCTGCGCCCGCATCAGCTGATGAAGAAAATTGACGAGCTGATTGGCAAGGATGACATTGTGGCAACCGACGTCGGCCAGCACCAGATGTGGGCTGCACAGTTTACCGGCCGCTCCAAGCCGCGCACGTTCCTGACCTCCGGCGGTCTGGGCACCATGGGCTTCGGCTACGGCGCAGCCATCGGCGCGCAGGTAGGCGAGCCGGACAAGCGCGTGGTTCATGTCACGGGCGACGGCAGCTTCCATATGAACTTACAGGAAATGTGCACGGCGGTCAGCAACAACCTGCCGGTTATCACGGTTGTCGTCAACAACAGTGTACTCGGCATGGTATATCAGTGGCAGACCTCGTTCTATGGCAAGCGCTATTCCAACACCGACCCGCACCGCAAGACCGACTTTGTCAAGCTGGCAGAGGCATTCGGCGCGAAGGGTCTGCGCTGCGACACACTGGCAGGCTTTGAGGCATGCATGAAGGAAGCGCTGGCAACCACAGACGGCCCGGTTCTGATTGATGCACACATTGATAAGACCGAGCGCGTTCTGCCGTTCATTCCGGGCGGCGAGACCGTTCGCAACGTTATCATCGATTGA
- a CDS encoding DUF421 domain-containing protein, with translation MRTLLVYAALIGGLRFTGKRQLGELSTSEFAVTILVSELASVPLQDPAIPLLGGIVPLVTLLAVEVLLSCLCRRSIRFRRLLCGNPCMVIRDGKFDPDMLRLLRLSPEDVLEGLRMAGVALVSDVRCGIIETNGQLSVLPYADKQPLTPSDLGKHPKDAGMARVLIFEGKIRRGVLRQLGKDEAWLLRTCRARGIHAPEDVFLLTLDDCGNLFVQPREVHR, from the coding sequence ATGCGCACGCTTTTGGTATATGCCGCGCTCATCGGCGGTCTGCGCTTTACCGGAAAGCGGCAGCTCGGTGAGCTGTCCACCTCGGAATTTGCCGTCACCATACTGGTTTCCGAGCTCGCCTCTGTTCCGCTGCAGGATCCCGCCATTCCGCTGCTCGGCGGCATCGTCCCGCTCGTCACGCTGCTCGCCGTGGAGGTGCTGCTGTCGTGCCTGTGCCGCCGAAGCATCCGCTTCCGCCGCCTGCTGTGCGGCAATCCGTGCATGGTCATTCGAGACGGAAAATTCGACCCCGACATGCTGCGCCTGCTGCGCTTGTCGCCGGAGGACGTGCTGGAAGGCCTGCGCATGGCGGGCGTCGCGCTGGTGTCAGATGTCCGCTGCGGCATCATCGAAACCAACGGTCAGCTCAGCGTCCTGCCCTATGCGGACAAGCAGCCGCTCACGCCATCCGACCTCGGCAAGCACCCCAAAGATGCCGGCATGGCGCGCGTGCTCATCTTCGAGGGCAAAATCCGCCGCGGCGTTTTGCGCCAGCTCGGCAAGGATGAGGCGTGGCTGCTGCGCACATGCCGCGCCCGCGGTATCCATGCACCGGAGGATGTATTCCTGCTGACGCTGGACGATTGCGGCAATCTGTTCGTGCAGCCGCGGGAGGTGCACCGATGA
- the ilvD gene encoding dihydroxy-acid dehydratase codes for MELRSHNITKGVERVPNRSLLRACGLTEEEMARPIIGVVSAYSEIIPGHINLDKIAAAVKTGVSMAGGTPILVPAIGVCDGIAMGHIGMKYSLPSRELIADSVETLAQAHQFDALVLIPNCDKIVPGMVMAAARLNIPSIVVSGGPMLAGHVKGENVSLSYTFESVGARKANLINDEELTDVECHSCPGCGSCSGMYTANSMNCLCEAIGMALPGNGTIPAVHSDRIQLAKHAGMKIMELLEKDIKPRDIINEKSIHNALECEMALGCSTNTVLHLLAISHEAGIQLDLEKMNHVSDTTPNLCHLAPAGRTYIQELNEAGGIYAVMNELSKKNLIELDTITATGKKVGENIKGCVNKNPNVIRPIDNPYMQTGGIAILWGNIAKEGCAVKQSAVAPEMMKHTGPARIFDGEEDAIQAIYTGKIVPGDVVIIRYEGPKGGPGMREMLNPTSALAGMKLDKDVALITDGRFSGASRGASIGHVCPEAAQGGEIGLLEEGDIIEIDIPNHAVNAKVSEEEFAKRRAAFVPHEPKVKTGWLSRYARLVSSANKGAVLE; via the coding sequence ATGGAATTAAGAAGTCATAATATTACAAAGGGCGTTGAGCGCGTGCCGAACCGTTCGCTGCTGCGTGCCTGCGGTCTGACCGAGGAGGAGATGGCGCGTCCGATTATCGGCGTGGTTTCCGCATACAGCGAGATTATTCCGGGTCACATCAATCTGGATAAAATTGCCGCTGCTGTCAAGACCGGCGTCAGCATGGCTGGCGGCACACCGATTCTGGTACCGGCAATCGGCGTCTGTGACGGCATTGCGATGGGTCATATCGGCATGAAGTATTCTCTGCCGTCCCGCGAACTGATTGCCGATTCCGTGGAGACACTGGCACAGGCACATCAGTTTGACGCGCTCGTGCTCATCCCGAACTGTGATAAGATTGTTCCGGGCATGGTCATGGCAGCAGCTCGCCTGAACATCCCGTCCATCGTTGTATCCGGCGGTCCGATGCTGGCAGGCCATGTCAAGGGTGAGAACGTATCCCTGTCCTATACCTTTGAGTCCGTCGGCGCGCGCAAGGCAAACCTCATCAATGATGAAGAGCTGACCGATGTTGAGTGCCATTCCTGCCCGGGCTGCGGTTCTTGCTCCGGCATGTACACCGCAAACTCCATGAACTGCCTGTGCGAGGCAATCGGTATGGCTCTGCCGGGCAACGGCACCATTCCGGCGGTACATTCCGACCGCATTCAGCTGGCAAAGCACGCCGGCATGAAGATTATGGAGCTGCTGGAAAAGGACATCAAGCCGCGCGACATCATCAACGAGAAGTCCATTCACAACGCACTGGAGTGCGAGATGGCGCTGGGCTGCTCCACCAATACCGTTCTGCATCTGCTGGCAATCTCGCATGAGGCAGGCATTCAGCTGGATCTGGAGAAGATGAACCACGTATCCGACACCACGCCGAACCTGTGTCATCTGGCACCGGCCGGCAGAACCTACATTCAGGAGCTGAATGAGGCTGGCGGCATCTATGCGGTTATGAACGAGCTGTCCAAGAAGAACCTGATTGAGCTGGATACCATTACCGCAACCGGCAAGAAGGTCGGCGAGAACATCAAGGGCTGCGTCAACAAGAACCCGAACGTCATCCGTCCGATTGACAACCCGTACATGCAGACCGGCGGCATCGCGATTCTGTGGGGCAACATTGCCAAGGAAGGCTGTGCAGTCAAGCAGAGCGCTGTTGCTCCGGAAATGATGAAGCACACCGGCCCTGCCCGCATCTTTGACGGCGAGGAAGATGCCATTCAGGCTATTTATACCGGCAAGATTGTTCCGGGCGATGTCGTTATCATCCGCTACGAGGGTCCGAAGGGCGGCCCTGGTATGCGTGAGATGCTGAATCCGACCTCTGCACTGGCAGGCATGAAGCTGGACAAGGACGTTGCACTGATTACCGACGGCCGTTTCTCCGGCGCATCCCGCGGCGCTTCCATCGGACATGTTTGTCCGGAAGCTGCACAGGGCGGCGAAATCGGACTGCTGGAAGAGGGCGACATCATCGAGATCGATATCCCGAACCACGCTGTCAACGCAAAGGTTTCCGAGGAGGAATTTGCAAAGCGCCGTGCGGCATTCGTACCGCATGAGCCGAAGGTCAAGACCGGCTGGCTGTCCCGCTATGCACGCCTCGTAAGCTCCGCAAACAAGGGCGCTGTGCTCGAGTAA
- the ilvN gene encoding acetolactate synthase small subunit gives MEKYIISAVVQNNSGVLARVSSLFGRRGFNIYSLTVSPTVDEKFSRITIVTVGDAYTLDQILKQMRKLEECVEVVHIKEDEAFCRELALIKIAGDANVQESIRELCDVYQADVVNAGEHSIIVRISGVPSKLDTFLSIMQNFDVVESSRTGITAVHWDKDKD, from the coding sequence ATGGAAAAGTATATTATTTCGGCCGTCGTACAAAATAACTCCGGTGTACTGGCTCGCGTTTCCAGCCTGTTCGGCCGCCGCGGCTTCAACATTTATTCCCTGACGGTTTCTCCGACTGTGGACGAGAAGTTTTCCCGCATCACCATCGTGACCGTCGGCGATGCATACACGCTGGATCAGATTCTCAAGCAGATGCGCAAGCTGGAGGAATGTGTAGAGGTTGTCCACATCAAGGAGGATGAGGCGTTCTGCCGCGAGCTGGCGCTGATTAAGATTGCAGGTGACGCAAACGTGCAGGAGAGCATCCGCGAGCTGTGCGACGTCTATCAGGCAGACGTTGTCAACGCAGGCGAGCACTCCATCATTGTCCGCATTTCCGGTGTACCGTCCAAGCTGGATACCTTCCTGTCCATCATGCAGAACTTTGATGTTGTGGAGTCCAGCCGCACCGGCATCACAGCCGTGCATTGGGATAAGGACAAGGACTGA